From the Gemmatimonadaceae bacterium genome, the window CGACGTAAGGGGAAGGCCTATGTCGCGCTCGTTGAGGTACGTTTTGACAATAAATGCGAGCTCGGCTACGGCCACTTGATGCGGGACTCCCGGGGAAGGAGTCACGATCAACTCTCCATTGATGAGCTCGTAGCGCGGCCAATGGCGCGTCTCGTCCATGAGAGAGCGTACTTCGGCTGTGGTCCAACGGCGGCGATGGATCGCGGGCATACCCATAGTTTGCTCGGCGGACGGAGGAAAATGCAAGTGGCCACCACCCACGGTACGTCTCTCCGCATTCGGCTTCGGTATTGTTTCGCCGCAGGCATAATCGAGACAACGCTGAGCGCAGGAGAATTCGCTTGAGCATCACCGTCGCCGATCTCGATGGAATCCCCGGACGAACCGCTGCAAGTCTACTCGTCAACTGCTGCGGGTCGTCGCGATGGGTGTCGGAAATGGTCGCCGCTCGCCCGTTCGGATCGCGCGACGCCGTTTTCTCCGAGGCCGATCGAATCTGGACCTCACTCGATGCAAGCGACTGGGTCGAGGCCTTCGCGCATCACCCGCGGATTGGAGAACGCACGGCGGCTCGCTCGCATGGTGGGCAGAAAGATGAGTGGGCGGACGAAGAGCAGGCCGGAGTCGGCGATGCGGACGACAACGTTCGTGACGCGCTCGCCACGTCGAACCAGGAATACGAGCGGCGCTTCGGCTACATCTATATAGTATGTGCCACGGGGAAGACGCCCGAGGAAATGCTCGAGCTCGCGCGCCGGCGTTTGTACAACGATGGCGCGACTGAGCTTCGCCTGGCAGCCGAAGAGCAGCGGAAGATCACGCGGATTCGATTGCAGAAGCTTCTGGAGGAAGAGAAATGAGCGGCATCACGACGCACGTGCTCGACACATCACTCGGGAAGCCCGCGGAAGGAATTCGCGTGAAGCTCCAGTACGAAGGAGCAGTCGTCGGCTCGGGGCTCACCGATCGTGACGGACGAGTACGCGAGCTCGTGTCCGGCGGAACGCCGTTACAGGAAGGCATTTACAAGCTGACGTTCTCGGTCGGTGAATACTTCGAGGCGACGGGCCGTGATGCGTTCTACCCGGAGATCGTCGTCAGCTTTCGAATTGCCGCGGGGTCGGGACACTATCACGTTCCGCTGCTCCTGAGCCCGTTCGGCTACTCCACGTATAGAGGAAGCTGAATCGTTCGTTTCTTCGGGCCTCGGTGACCGGCTACCGGCCACCGGTCACCGGCTACCGGTAACTCTCCACACGGCATTCCCCACATCATCGGCGACTAAGAGGGCGCCTCGCCTGTCGATAGCGACACCCACCGGCCGTCCCATCGCATCACCGTTATCCCTGATGAAGCCGGTCAATACGTCGATCGGCTGACCCGACGGGCGACCGTTGGCAAACGGAACGAAAATCACCTTGTAGCCGCTCCACGGCTTGCGATTCCAGGAGCCGTGCTGGCCAACGAACATTCCGCGGCTGAAGCGCGCGGGAAGAGCAGCTGCACCCGACCAGGTCAAGCCGAGCGATGCGGTGTGCGGACCGAGCGCGTAGTCGGGTACGATCGCCTTCTCGACCAGATCGGGGCGCTGCACTTCGACGCGAGTGTCAACGTGCCTGCCGTAGTAGCTGTAAGGCCATCCATAGAATCCGCCGTCTCGAACCGAAGTCATGTAGTCGGGAACGAGATCGCTGCCGAGCTCATCGCGCTCATTGACCGCTGTCCATAGAGCGCCGGTCTCGGGCTCCCACGCGAGACCTACCGGATTCCTGAGGCCCGAGGCGAACACGCGGTAGGTGCCGGTGGCCGGATCGATCTCCAGCACAGCCGCGCGGTCTTCTTCCTTCTCTATCCCGTTCTCGGCGATGTTGCTGTTGGATCCCACGCCAACGTAGAGCTTCGTGCCGGCGCGGTTGGCGATGAGACTCTTCGTCCAGTGGTGATTGAGCCGGCCACCGGGGAGATCGACGACTTTGACGGGCGCGGCCCTGATCTGCGTGACACCGGGCGAATAGGGCACGCGCACGACGGCGTCGGTATTTGCGACGTAGAAGGAATTGCCGACGAGAGCCATTCCGAACGGGGAGTTGAGATTGGAGAGAAACACCGTGCGAATCTCGGCGACTCCGTCACCATCTCCGTCTCGCAGCAGCGTGATTCTGTTCGCGCTCGGCACCGCGCCGCCGGCTTTCTTCGAGAAGATCCCGAAGAAAAAGCCCCTGATGCCCTTTCCCGCGTCCGGTCTCTTCGGCGCATTCGTCTCGGCGACAAGCACGTCGCCGTTGGGGAGTACGTAGAGCCACCGCGGGTGATCGAGCCCGCGAGCGAACGCCGTGACTCGCATTCCGCCTGCGGCGACAGGCGTTGCATTCGGTGCCCACCCTTTCGCCGTGACGACGTTGACGAGTGGAATGATTGACGTTCTGGGCGGCGGGAGCGCCGGGTTCGGTCCAGTGCCGGCGGCTACGGGAAGCCGCGCAGAAGATCCGCAAGCAGTGAGGACAGACATGCCCGCAAGAGCGACAGCAGCCAGTGAGCTGAACTTCGCGATCTTGAACATGCTGTAACAGTTTGCGGCAAGAATCACGCGAGTTGGGTCTGGAGCCGACCGTTGTCCCCTCTCGCGCGGTGAACGGCGCACCGCGAGCGGCAGGCTAGTTCCCGCGTCCTCCCTGTGCTATCCAGCGGGCGAGGATCGCCCTCTCCGCCTCCGTGATATGGGTCTTGTTGGCCGGCGGCATGGTGCGCGTCATTACGGCCCGCTCCCGGATGCGGGCCGCGCGGGCGATGATCTGCTCCGGCGTGTCGAACGCGACTCCGCCGGGCGCAGCACCGAATGTCAAATCGCTCGGGCTTACCGAATGACACACCGTGCAGCGCCGATCTATCACGTGACGCGCATCCGCGAATGATACCGGCGCCGTTGATGCCACGGCGACTCTGTTCGTCGGCGTGAAGGTGATGTGCATTAGTACATACAGAATGGCGACGCTCGCGGCGATAACAGCGGCTAGCGCGGGCTTCCACCGAGGATACGTCCAGCGCAGGTTGAGGACATGGCGCACCGCCGCGCCGGCCACGCACAAAACGAGCAGCAGCAGCCAGCTCAGACTGTGTCCATAGACTGATGGGAAGTGATTGCTCACCATCAGCACGATCACTGGAAACGTGAAATAATTGTTGTGAATCGAGACGCGCTTCGCCCGGGCGGACAGCGCGGCGCTGGTCGACCCACCACGGCCTTCGATTACCGATGCCTCCAGCTCCCGCTGCGACGGAACGATCGTCATTGCAACGTTGCCGGCCATGATCGTCCCGAGCATCGCGCCGACATGGAGGAATGCCGCGCGCCCGCTGAGCAGCTGAGTCAATGCGATCGAGATCGCGACGAGCCCGAGAATCCACACGATCATCGCGAGCGCGGGTGCACGCGGAGCGACGACGCGTTGCATCGCCTCGTACAGCGCCCATCCGACAACGATTGCGGCGAGCCCGACGAGGCTTGCCTGCGCGTGAGTGAGGTTCGCTACGCCGGGATCAGCGAGTACGGCGCGATCGCTCAGATAATAGACGACGAGCAGCAGCGCGAAGCCGCTCAGCCAGGTTGTGTACGCCTGCCATTTGAACCAGTGCATCGGGCGCGGAAGCGATTCGCCCTCGAGCAGGGTTTTCTCGACGTAATAGAAGCCGCCGCTGTGGAGCAGCCAGATCCGCCCGAGCGGCGAGCGCGTTTGTCCGGGGCCGGGCGCCGGCTGAAGACTGCGGTCGAGCCAGTTGAAGAGGAGTGAGTTGCCGATCCACATGATGCCCGCTATCACGTGAACCCAGCGGGCGACGAGGTCGAGGAGCTCCGAGACCGAGGCGCTCAGCCTGAGTCTCCCGCCGCTCCTCCGGCGCCGACATCACCTCGCGCGCGGAGAATCTTCACGAACGAGCGCGTCCGGAGCTCGTCTGCGGTGAGCCCCGTCATCTCCAGCGCCTCTTCCTCGGTGATCGCGCCCGAGTTTATCCCGCGCAGGAAGAAATTGAGCAGCCCCTGTCCCGTCGCCGCGTCGTCGAACACATCGCCAATCAACGTCGCCTGCGCGCCCTTGCCGACGAAGTTGCTCAATCGTTCGCCGGCAGCGTCGATTCCCTCGAGAAAGAAGCTGTAAAGAGCCGCATAACGCGTGACGAGCTGCGCGGGATGGAGGTCCCATCCCTGATAGAATCCGCCCTCGAGCGAATGGCGCACGTCGTCGAAGTGCATTCGCCACGCTGCGTGCACGCTCTCCGAGTTCTCGAATTTCTCGTCGACGCTGAGCGGCAGCCCACCCTTCTCCTGGCGATGGATGGGCACCGGCAACACGGCCGTCGATCCATCGGACAGCCAGACGTCAGTTCCCGCAAAAGCAACCTGCATGAAGTGCTTCGCAAAATTGCAGGCCGGATGCTGCATGTGCTGATACGCGGCGGTGATGTTGCAGCTGGCCGTGTAGTCGTACGTGCCGAAGTGCGCACCGCGGCAGCGCCCGTCGGCCGCGTCGAGAATCCGGAGCAGCAATGATTTGCCCGTGGAGTCGAGCACGATCTGCGGAGTCTCGATCATGACCTCGAATTGGAGGGTGCCGTCGCCGAGTCCGAGTGAGCGCTCGAGCTCGCGAAGAACCGCAACGGTGTAGTCAACCTGCTCGATGATCGTGATCTTCGGGATAGTGAGAATCCATCGCTCGGGAATTCCGCCGGATTCCACGAGTGCTGTCGTCACCAGATCCAGCGTGCGAATCGCCCGGCCGCGGAGCTCCTCGTTGAGCGGCTTGATGCGCATGCCGATGAACGGGGGAAGCGTCCCGTCCTGCATTCCCTTCGAGACTTCCCGTGCGACGGCCGCGGCGTGATCGTCCTCCTCCTCGTCGGGGCGATTGCCGTACCCATCCTCGAAGTCGATGCGGAAATCCTCGACGGGCTCCGCTTCCAGCTTGTCGCGCACGCGCTGGTAGACGGTCTCAAGCTCGGGGTGATTGAGAATGCCGATCGCTCCTCCGAGCGCTTGAGCGTCATCGGCGTACTCGTCCATCATGCGGCGGGCGACTGCGCCCAGCTTCTGCGCCGAGTCCGCTGCGAAAAGTTGGGCGCCGCCGTAAACCGTGTGCACCGGTTGGCGGCCCGGACTCTCGCCGGGGTGGGCTTTGGCAAAGGCGATGTTCGCGGCGCGAAGCGCGGCTGATGCTTCGCTGAGCATTGTGGGGTTGAGACTAGTCCTCAGAGCCATGGCGCGATCATGTCGGACGCCGTCCTTCGCGGACTGCGGCGAGCACCTGCTCACGGGTCAGTCCGAGGTCTACGGCCGGCACCTCAAGCGGCGTGGAGCGCTCCGGCTTGAGTATGAACACACTGCCGTCCTTGCGCCGGATGCGCACGGAACCTTCGCGGCGCGCGCGCTCCAGAAGCGCTGCCAGGCGCTGCCGCGCCTCAGAGTATGTGTATTCCTTCATGATTCCACCTCCTTGAGTCTCACTCCCGCGGCAACTGCGGCGCGAGCCTGCCCTTTATCCAACGTCAACAACGGCGCTCGCTGCGCCAGCCGCCAAAGTCAGCACGTACGCGTGAAGATTGTAAGTCCCGGCAAGCTCCAGCGCAGCAGAGAGGTCCACATCCATCCGGCGAAGGGGCACCCCGGCGAATACGGCGAGGAGTAAGAATGCCTGCTCGCGAGTTGGCGGACAGGATCGAAACACACCTGCGGAGGCGGAGCCTCCCCCAGCGAGGGGCTGGAGAAGAACTTCCACAGTTACAGTCACGCCACCGGAGTTTGCCAGATCGAAGCTGCTGAGAGTCCCTACAGTTGATGACCCGGTTGGCATGCACTCCCGGGCATAGATGAGGGCATCTGACGACAGAAATTACCGAGTGCGAGCGAAGGTCTTGGGATTTCCCGTTGCCGTGTCGCGCCCGCTGCCACCGCGAGAGTCGGGGGGTGGAAGCTCAGCCGGCTGAGGTTGTTGTTGCGCCAGCAGTACGCCGCCCCCCCGCTCGTCAGGCCGCACGCGTGAGCGAAGCCGAGCGCGAGGCTTGTCAACCGAGGCGATGCTTGTCGTGATTGCTGCTGCCGTGAACGTCACCCACTGGCCGAAAAACGAAGAATCAGGAGCAGAGCTCAGAGTTGTGTTAGTGGCCGAATGGAGGTTTAGACCGCCCGGGACGGTCGCCTGACCGTAAAAGTTGTATCCCCAGCAGACCACGGTCCCATCTGTCTTGAGCGCGCAGGTGTGTCCACCGCCGGCGCTCACCTGAGCGACCGAGGCGAGCCCGCCCGGCACAGTCGCCTGACCTGCAGTGTTGCGTCCCCAGCAGACCACCGTCCCATCTGTTTTGAGCGCGCAGGTGAATTCTACGCCGGCGCTCACCTGTGCGACCGAGGCGAGCCCGCCCGGCACGGTCGTCTCACCGTCAGCGTTGTCTCCCCAGCAGACCACCGTTGCATCTGTCTTGAGCGCGCAGGTGTGGAGGCCGCCGGCGCTCACCTGTGCGACCGAGGCAAGCCCGCCCGGCACGGTCGTCTGACCGTAAGTGTTGAATCCCCAGCAAACCACCGTCCCATCTGTCTTAAGCGCGCAGGTGTGGAAGCTACCGGCGCTCACCTGTGCGACCGAAGCAAGCCCGCCCGGCACGGTTGCCTGACCTGAAGCGTTGTTGCCCCAGCAGACCACCGTCCCATCTATCTTGAGCGCGCAGGTGTGAAGCCAGAGAGCGCTCACCTGTGCGACCGAGGCGAGCCCGCCCGGCACGGTCGCCTCGCCGTAAGTGTTGTCTCCCCAGCAGACCACTGTCCCATCTGTCTTGAGCGCGCAGGTGTGATGCCCGCCGGCAGTCACCCGTGCGACCGAGGCAAGCCCACCCGGCACGGTCGTCTGACCGTAAGTGTTGTCTCCCCAGCAGACCACCGTCCCATCTGTCTTGAGCGCGCAGGTGTGGAAGTCGCCGGCACTTACCTGCGGAGTCGTCAAAAGCGGCTCGACTGCACCGAACGGACTGAACGACTTGACCTTTCCGCCGAGTCCTCCGTGAGCGGCATGCAAGTTGGCCGGGCGCACTAGTCCGATCGCATTGTCTCGAATTGCGAGCAGCGCGGCGTACCATCCATCGCGGTCCGTGCGTGTGGACCTGCTCGCCGAGACATTGGTGCAGCGGAGAAAATCGCTGACTCCGACGCGATCGAGGATCTCGATCGAGCTCCCTACCGTGTGCGCGAGTCGCAGTTGATCGTGCGGCTCCGGAGCGTAGAATGAGCTCGACGGATCGGTCACCTGACACACGCCGACGCGAGCCGAGTCTCCGAACTGCGCGACCTGGGGAGATGTCGTGAAATCGTAGAAGGGCCCATACTGTTTGAGCGACGTTGGAAGAGGCCCGGCGCCTGGTGAGCTCGGTGGCGGCAGTCGAGTGATAGTCACCATCACCTGCTGACTGAAGGTCCCGGCAGGAATCTGGACACCTGCGGCGCCACTGGGTGTCACGACCGTTCCGCCGTCCGGCCCCACAGCCTGTGTAACTGTCTCAGGTTCATTCTCCGGAGCTGTCGAAGTGGAGTCTCCTGAGCAGGTCACGATGATTGGCACGAGGGCGAGTGCACCGACGACGCGCGAGATGCGCGATCGTCGGGCAGGTTTTCCAGGTCGAGATTGGAGTCCGGATCGCCTCGACGTGCCTCTTGCGGGGAACATCAGCTGCCGGTGCCGACCATCTCGCGGTAGCGCGGATCGTTCTCGAGATCGCGCCACCACCAATGGCGCGTCTCGGCCATTCCCTTTCGGTGATCCGGAAAGGCGACGAGGTAGGTCTTCAGGAGACGCAGCGCCTCGGTCTTGTCGCCGAGTATGGTTCGGACCATCGCTTCATCGATGAGCAGGTCGCGCGATGGATCGATGGTCGGGTCTCCCCGAGAGCGCTGGAGAACCCGGCGCGCGCTGTCCGCCAGCCCCGCGCGAGCCAGAGCGGCGGCGACCAGCATCGGTGCCTCGCGCCCCGCGAAGGGCCATTCACTCTCGGGGGTGAGCTTGCGCAACGCACCGACGAGTGCCCACGCCTGACCGATGTCGGGCTTCGTTCCCGGCATCGTCAGGAGCCACAGACGGCATTGAACGAATCGGGGATTGGAGGGAAACCGACTCTGTCCCTCGCTGCACCAG encodes:
- the uraD gene encoding 2-oxo-4-hydroxy-4-carboxy-5-ureidoimidazoline decarboxylase, yielding MSITVADLDGIPGRTAASLLVNCCGSSRWVSEMVAARPFGSRDAVFSEADRIWTSLDASDWVEAFAHHPRIGERTAARSHGGQKDEWADEEQAGVGDADDNVRDALATSNQEYERRFGYIYIVCATGKTPEEMLELARRRLYNDGATELRLAAEEQRKITRIRLQKLLEEEK
- a CDS encoding type II toxin-antitoxin system Phd/YefM family antitoxin, which translates into the protein MKEYTYSEARQRLAALLERARREGSVRIRRKDGSVFILKPERSTPLEVPAVDLGLTREQVLAAVREGRRPT
- the uraH gene encoding hydroxyisourate hydrolase, with the protein product MSGITTHVLDTSLGKPAEGIRVKLQYEGAVVGSGLTDRDGRVRELVSGGTPLQEGIYKLTFSVGEYFEATGRDAFYPEIVVSFRIAAGSGHYHVPLLLSPFGYSTYRGS
- a CDS encoding urate hydroxylase PuuD produces the protein MSASVSELLDLVARWVHVIAGIMWIGNSLLFNWLDRSLQPAPGPGQTRSPLGRIWLLHSGGFYYVEKTLLEGESLPRPMHWFKWQAYTTWLSGFALLLVVYYLSDRAVLADPGVANLTHAQASLVGLAAIVVGWALYEAMQRVVAPRAPALAMIVWILGLVAISIALTQLLSGRAAFLHVGAMLGTIMAGNVAMTIVPSQRELEASVIEGRGGSTSAALSARAKRVSIHNNYFTFPVIVLMVSNHFPSVYGHSLSWLLLLVLCVAGAAVRHVLNLRWTYPRWKPALAAVIAASVAILYVLMHITFTPTNRVAVASTAPVSFADARHVIDRRCTVCHSVSPSDLTFGAAPGGVAFDTPEQIIARAARIRERAVMTRTMPPANKTHITEAERAILARWIAQGGRGN
- a CDS encoding sorbosone dehydrogenase family protein, with product MILAANCYSMFKIAKFSSLAAVALAGMSVLTACGSSARLPVAAGTGPNPALPPPRTSIIPLVNVVTAKGWAPNATPVAAGGMRVTAFARGLDHPRWLYVLPNGDVLVAETNAPKRPDAGKGIRGFFFGIFSKKAGGAVPSANRITLLRDGDGDGVAEIRTVFLSNLNSPFGMALVGNSFYVANTDAVVRVPYSPGVTQIRAAPVKVVDLPGGRLNHHWTKSLIANRAGTKLYVGVGSNSNIAENGIEKEEDRAAVLEIDPATGTYRVFASGLRNPVGLAWEPETGALWTAVNERDELGSDLVPDYMTSVRDGGFYGWPYSYYGRHVDTRVEVQRPDLVEKAIVPDYALGPHTASLGLTWSGAAALPARFSRGMFVGQHGSWNRKPWSGYKVIFVPFANGRPSGQPIDVLTGFIRDNGDAMGRPVGVAIDRRGALLVADDVGNAVWRVTGSR